The proteins below are encoded in one region of Tomitella fengzijianii:
- the tilS gene encoding tRNA lysidine(34) synthetase TilS — protein MDRARAGLTDEPALLQIRRAVRRWLRGHAPGGRVCVALSGGADSLALAAAAVPECTRRGGGVIALIVDHRLQSGSAAVAERAAGQARALGCTEARVLAVDVAGSGGMEAAARAARYDALGAARGERPVLFAHTLDDQAETVLLGLGRGSGARSIRGMDAWSDPWGRPLLGVRRSATRTACIESGLAPHEDPHNADPRFTRVRLRSEVLPLLEDVLGGGAAESLARTAAQLREDDAALAVLADALLARAAADGGADVRGVTTLDARVLETEAAAVRRRTLRRWLHGEGVTGLTDARLRRIDALVGDWRGQGGVAVGGGGPGVRVVAMRQHDRLTVMREAGAPTGADPK, from the coding sequence GTGGATCGCGCGCGTGCTGGGCTGACCGACGAGCCGGCGCTGCTGCAGATCCGTCGAGCGGTCCGCCGATGGCTGCGCGGGCACGCGCCCGGCGGCCGGGTGTGTGTCGCGCTCTCCGGCGGTGCCGACTCACTGGCACTCGCGGCGGCAGCGGTGCCGGAGTGCACGAGGCGTGGCGGGGGCGTGATCGCGCTGATCGTCGACCACAGGCTGCAGTCCGGCTCCGCCGCAGTGGCGGAACGCGCGGCGGGGCAGGCACGCGCACTCGGGTGCACGGAGGCGCGGGTCCTCGCGGTGGACGTCGCCGGCAGCGGGGGGATGGAGGCCGCGGCGCGTGCGGCCCGCTACGACGCGCTGGGCGCGGCGCGCGGGGAGCGGCCGGTGCTGTTCGCCCACACGCTCGACGACCAGGCGGAGACGGTGCTGCTGGGCCTGGGGCGCGGTTCCGGCGCCCGCTCGATCCGCGGCATGGACGCGTGGTCGGATCCCTGGGGACGCCCCCTGCTGGGGGTGCGCCGGTCGGCGACGCGGACCGCCTGCATCGAGTCCGGGCTCGCGCCGCACGAGGACCCGCACAACGCCGATCCGCGCTTCACCCGCGTGCGCCTGCGGAGCGAGGTGCTGCCGCTGCTGGAGGACGTGCTCGGGGGCGGCGCTGCCGAATCCCTGGCCCGCACCGCCGCGCAACTGCGTGAGGACGACGCCGCGCTCGCCGTGCTCGCCGATGCGCTGCTGGCGCGGGCCGCCGCGGACGGGGGCGCGGACGTGCGCGGCGTGACGACGCTCGACGCGCGGGTGCTCGAGACCGAGGCGGCCGCGGTCCGCCGCCGCACGCTCCGGCGCTGGCTGCACGGGGAAGGGGTCACCGGCCTGACCGACGCCCGGCTCCGCCGGATCGACGCGCTCGTCGGGGACTGGCGCGGCCAGGGCGGCGTGGCGGTCGGCGGCGGTGGCCCCGGAGTGCGCGTCGTGGCGATGCGGCAACATGACAGGCTGACGGTGATGCGTGAGGCGGGTGCGCCGACAGGTGCGGACCCGAAATGA
- the hpt gene encoding hypoxanthine phosphoribosyltransferase encodes MYSGDIASVLITEQQIRDKTVELAGAVAARYPEAGGGDPDRDLLLIGVLKGAMMFLTDFARSIQVPTQMEFMAVSSYGSSTSSSGVVRILKDLDRDIAGRDVVIVEDIIDSGLTLSWLLRNLATRNPRSLEVCALLRKPDAVRSDLEVRDVGFDIPDEFVVGYGLDYAERYRDLPYVGLLEPKVYAG; translated from the coding sequence TTGTACAGCGGCGACATCGCCTCGGTGCTGATTACCGAGCAGCAGATTCGCGACAAGACCGTCGAGCTGGCGGGCGCCGTCGCCGCGCGCTACCCGGAGGCGGGCGGCGGGGACCCCGACCGCGATCTTCTGCTGATCGGTGTGCTCAAGGGCGCGATGATGTTCCTCACCGACTTCGCGAGAAGCATCCAGGTGCCCACCCAGATGGAGTTCATGGCGGTGAGCTCCTACGGTTCGTCCACATCGTCGTCGGGCGTCGTGCGCATACTCAAGGACCTCGACCGCGACATCGCGGGGCGCGACGTGGTCATCGTCGAGGACATCATCGATTCGGGGCTCACGCTGTCGTGGCTCCTGCGCAACCTCGCCACCCGCAACCCCCGTTCGCTGGAAGTATGCGCGCTGTTGCGCAAACCCGACGCGGTCCGCTCCGACCTGGAGGTGCGCGACGTCGGCTTCGACATCCCCGACGAGTTCGTGGTGGGCTACGGGCTCGATTACGCGGAGCGCTACCGGGACCTTCCGTACGTCGGGCTGCTCGAGCCGAAGGTGTACGCGGGCTGA
- a CDS encoding amidase — translation MSGDGTGPGSSGPDGMHDPAAAGDPGETAVEIAARVRSGACPPDAAVVRTLRRIDARDHDLGAFRRVRAEAALREARDLAEGADLARLPLAGVPVAVKDVLEVAGESVRFGSAATSAAPAAADHELVARLRAAGAVIVGVTAVPELCIFPTTDSSFGITRNPWDRSRTPGGSSGGSGAAVSAGMVPVAHGTDGLGSIRIPSADCGLFGIKPGRHLLPGGDGADSWYGMSESGPMATTVADAALVLSVLAADPALARPEPAAGLRIGVSAGTPSPVTRLDPSLAAALEQVADTLLRAGHQVTRARVPYPRNPLGLLARWTRGPAGQARALDRSVLAPRTRTHTAIGDLVDRWGLVKDSYEQRIERDMRALFADIDIVATPTLLRTAPPAARWSDRRWLPNAVSSIRYASYPGIWNVLGWPAASVPAGQHPGDGMPIGVQLAGPPGSEATILALAAEIESLRPWQRTAPDYTGGVRH, via the coding sequence ATGAGCGGTGACGGTACAGGCCCAGGCAGCTCCGGCCCGGACGGCATGCACGACCCTGCGGCGGCCGGCGACCCGGGCGAGACCGCGGTGGAGATCGCGGCGCGTGTGCGCTCGGGCGCCTGCCCGCCGGATGCGGCCGTGGTGCGGACGCTGCGCCGCATCGACGCGCGCGACCACGACCTGGGCGCCTTCCGCCGGGTCCGCGCGGAAGCTGCGCTCCGGGAGGCGCGCGACCTGGCGGAAGGCGCCGACCTGGCCCGGTTACCGCTCGCCGGAGTCCCCGTCGCGGTCAAGGACGTGCTGGAGGTGGCGGGCGAGTCGGTGCGTTTCGGTTCGGCGGCCACGTCCGCGGCGCCGGCGGCCGCGGACCACGAGCTCGTCGCCCGCCTGCGCGCCGCGGGCGCGGTGATCGTGGGTGTGACCGCGGTGCCGGAGTTGTGCATCTTCCCCACCACGGATTCGTCGTTCGGGATCACCCGCAACCCTTGGGACCGTTCGCGCACGCCGGGGGGCTCGTCCGGCGGTTCGGGGGCGGCGGTGAGCGCGGGCATGGTGCCGGTGGCGCACGGCACCGACGGCCTGGGCTCGATCCGGATCCCGTCGGCCGATTGCGGACTGTTCGGCATCAAACCGGGGCGGCATCTGCTTCCCGGGGGCGACGGCGCGGACTCCTGGTACGGCATGTCGGAGTCGGGGCCGATGGCGACGACGGTCGCGGATGCGGCACTCGTGCTGTCGGTGCTCGCAGCGGATCCGGCGCTGGCACGTCCGGAGCCCGCGGCGGGACTGCGGATCGGCGTCTCGGCGGGGACGCCGAGCCCGGTGACGCGCCTGGACCCGTCCCTGGCCGCCGCCCTCGAGCAGGTGGCGGACACGCTGCTGCGCGCCGGGCACCAGGTGACGCGCGCACGGGTGCCGTACCCGCGCAATCCGCTGGGGCTGCTCGCGCGCTGGACGCGCGGGCCCGCCGGGCAGGCTCGCGCGCTGGACCGGAGCGTGCTGGCGCCGCGGACCCGCACGCACACGGCGATCGGCGACCTGGTGGACCGGTGGGGCCTTGTCAAGGATTCGTATGAGCAGCGCATCGAGCGGGACATGCGCGCGCTGTTCGCCGATATCGACATCGTGGCCACGCCGACCCTCCTCCGCACGGCTCCGCCCGCGGCCCGCTGGTCGGACAGGCGGTGGCTGCCCAACGCGGTGTCGAGCATCCGGTACGCCTCGTACCCGGGGATCTGGAACGTGCTCGGGTGGCCGGCCGCGAGTGTGCCGGCGGGGCAGCACCCGGGGGACGGGATGCCCATCGGCGTGCAGCTCGCCGGCCCGCCCGGGAGCGAGGCGACGATTCTGGCGCTCGCGGCCGAGATCGAGTCGCTGCGGCCGTGGCAGCGCACCGCCCCCGACTACACCGGAGGCGTGCGCCACTGA
- the ftsH gene encoding ATP-dependent zinc metalloprotease FtsH translates to MNRKTVFRNLAIVAGIVLVIWAVIQFTGGSGEYKQVDTSVAVAQLESGNVESADMLDKEQQLQLTLKNPADGTDGKTKIVAEYPAGAAEALFDQVQNSGATKYDTTVSQESWFTSLLVFMLPMLLILGLFLFLMNRMQGGGRGGMMGFGKSKAKQLTKDMPKTTFDDVAGADEAVEELYEIKDFLQNPARYQALGAKIPKGVLLYGPPGTGKTLLARAVAGEAGVPFFSISGSDFVEMFVGVGASRVRDLFEQAKQNNPCIIFVDEIDAVGRQRGAGLGGGHDEREQTLNQLLVEMDGFGTTSNIILIAATNRPDILDPALLRPGRFDRQIPVSPPDLAGRRAVLKVHSQGMPIAPDADLDGLAKRTVGMSGADLANVINEAALLTAREHGTVITGGSLEESVDRVIGGPRRKSRIISEQEKKITAYHEGGHALAAWAMPDIEPVYKVTILARGRTGGHALTVPEDDKGLMTRSEMIARLVMAMGGRAAEELVFHEPTTGASSDIEMATKLARAMVTEYGMSAKLGAVKYGQEQGDPFLGRSMGQQPDYSLEVAHEIDEEVRRLIEAAHTEAWSILDQYRDVLDAVAGELLENETLHRKELERVFNAVEKRPRITAFNEFGQRVPSEKPPIKTPGELAIERGEPWPPPAPVPAFKRDREVAGNGSTASAGAPEQQRQPEQQPAGRRQAAPQQPVPGHYPQPQGQPANGSDYGAPAGWHAPGWPPRGRRHGGFHDPAEHDGPAARPDGPGVGRHPGEDRYSDQEGADGDRHGGGHGENDDRGGRHGNPSDGAQ, encoded by the coding sequence ATGAACCGTAAGACGGTGTTCCGGAACCTGGCTATCGTTGCTGGGATCGTGCTGGTGATCTGGGCGGTGATCCAATTCACCGGGGGGTCCGGCGAGTACAAGCAGGTCGACACGTCGGTCGCTGTCGCGCAGTTGGAGAGCGGCAACGTCGAGTCGGCGGACATGCTCGACAAAGAGCAGCAGCTGCAGCTGACGCTGAAGAATCCGGCGGACGGAACCGACGGCAAGACGAAGATCGTCGCCGAGTACCCGGCCGGCGCCGCGGAGGCGCTGTTCGACCAGGTGCAGAACTCCGGGGCCACCAAGTACGACACCACGGTCTCGCAGGAGAGCTGGTTCACCTCCCTGCTGGTGTTCATGCTGCCCATGCTGCTGATCCTGGGCCTGTTCCTGTTCCTGATGAACCGGATGCAGGGCGGTGGCCGCGGCGGGATGATGGGCTTCGGCAAGTCCAAGGCCAAGCAGTTGACCAAGGACATGCCCAAGACCACCTTCGACGACGTGGCGGGGGCCGACGAGGCGGTCGAGGAACTCTACGAGATCAAGGATTTCCTGCAGAATCCCGCGCGGTATCAGGCGCTGGGCGCGAAGATCCCCAAGGGCGTGCTGCTCTACGGTCCGCCGGGCACCGGTAAGACTCTGCTGGCCCGCGCGGTCGCCGGCGAGGCGGGCGTGCCGTTCTTCTCGATCTCCGGCTCGGACTTCGTCGAGATGTTCGTCGGCGTCGGCGCGTCGCGTGTGCGTGACCTGTTCGAGCAGGCCAAGCAGAACAACCCGTGCATCATCTTCGTCGACGAGATCGACGCCGTCGGCCGGCAGCGCGGCGCGGGGCTCGGCGGCGGCCACGACGAGCGCGAGCAGACTCTGAACCAGCTGCTCGTCGAGATGGACGGTTTCGGCACGACGAGCAACATCATCCTGATCGCCGCGACCAACCGGCCGGACATCCTCGATCCCGCCCTGTTGCGTCCCGGCCGATTCGACCGGCAGATCCCCGTCAGCCCCCCGGATCTCGCCGGGCGGCGCGCGGTGCTCAAGGTCCATTCGCAGGGCATGCCGATCGCCCCGGACGCGGACCTGGACGGGCTGGCCAAGCGCACGGTCGGCATGTCCGGCGCGGACCTGGCGAACGTGATCAACGAGGCGGCGCTGCTCACCGCGCGCGAGCACGGCACCGTGATCACGGGCGGGTCCCTCGAGGAGTCCGTCGACCGCGTCATCGGAGGGCCGCGGCGCAAGAGCCGCATCATCAGCGAGCAGGAGAAGAAGATCACCGCCTACCACGAGGGCGGGCACGCGCTCGCCGCGTGGGCGATGCCGGACATCGAGCCGGTCTACAAGGTCACCATCCTGGCCCGCGGGCGCACCGGCGGTCATGCGCTCACCGTCCCCGAGGACGACAAGGGATTGATGACCCGCTCGGAGATGATCGCCCGGCTGGTGATGGCGATGGGCGGGCGCGCCGCGGAGGAGCTCGTTTTCCACGAGCCCACCACGGGTGCGTCGTCGGACATCGAGATGGCCACCAAGCTGGCGCGCGCGATGGTCACCGAGTATGGCATGAGCGCCAAGCTGGGTGCGGTCAAGTACGGGCAGGAGCAGGGCGACCCGTTCCTGGGCAGGTCGATGGGCCAGCAACCGGACTATTCGCTCGAGGTGGCGCATGAGATCGACGAGGAGGTGCGCCGGCTGATCGAGGCCGCGCACACCGAGGCCTGGTCGATCCTCGACCAGTACCGGGACGTGCTCGACGCCGTGGCCGGTGAGCTGCTCGAGAACGAGACGCTGCACCGCAAGGAGCTCGAGCGCGTGTTCAACGCAGTAGAGAAGCGTCCGCGGATCACCGCGTTCAACGAGTTCGGCCAGCGCGTTCCGTCGGAGAAGCCCCCGATCAAGACGCCGGGCGAGCTGGCCATCGAGCGGGGCGAACCGTGGCCCCCGCCCGCGCCGGTGCCCGCGTTCAAGCGGGACCGGGAGGTGGCCGGCAACGGCTCCACTGCGTCCGCCGGTGCCCCGGAGCAGCAGCGGCAACCTGAGCAGCAGCCCGCGGGCCGGCGCCAGGCCGCGCCGCAGCAGCCCGTGCCCGGACACTATCCGCAGCCGCAGGGGCAACCGGCCAACGGCAGCGACTACGGCGCCCCGGCCGGTTGGCATGCTCCCGGCTGGCCGCCGCGGGGCCGCCGGCACGGCGGCTTCCACGACCCCGCCGAGCACGACGGACCGGCCGCACGGCCTGATGGGCCGGGGGTCGGCAGGCATCCGGGCGAGGATCGTTACTCTGACCAGGAGGGTGCCGACGGCGATCGGCACGGCGGCGGCCACGGTGAGAATGACGACCGCGGCGGGCGCCACGGCAACCCGTCCGACGGCGCGCAGTAG
- the folE gene encoding GTP cyclohydrolase I FolE — translation MAQDSPAQDGAAVKYGAVGPFDAARAEAAVRELLIAVGEDPDREGLRETPARVARAYREVFDGLFSEPDSVLNTVFDEGHQEMILVRDIPVYSTCEHHLVPFHGVAHVGYIPGTSGKVTGLSKLARVVDLYAKRPQVQERLTSDIADALVRKLQPRAAIVVIEAEHLCMSMRGIRKPGATTTTSAVRGLFKTSAVSRGEVLDLILRK, via the coding sequence CTGGCCCAGGACAGCCCTGCCCAGGACGGCGCTGCGGTGAAGTACGGCGCCGTCGGGCCGTTCGACGCCGCTCGAGCGGAGGCGGCCGTGCGGGAGCTGCTGATCGCGGTGGGGGAGGACCCCGACCGCGAGGGGCTGCGCGAGACCCCCGCCAGAGTGGCCCGGGCGTACCGCGAGGTGTTCGACGGGTTGTTCAGCGAACCGGACTCGGTACTAAACACCGTGTTCGACGAGGGACATCAGGAGATGATCCTGGTCCGGGACATACCGGTGTACTCCACCTGCGAGCACCATTTGGTGCCGTTCCACGGTGTGGCGCACGTGGGATACATCCCGGGAACCTCCGGCAAGGTCACGGGGTTGTCCAAGCTGGCGCGCGTGGTGGACCTTTATGCCAAGCGCCCGCAGGTCCAGGAGCGGCTCACCAGCGACATCGCGGACGCGCTTGTACGCAAGCTGCAGCCGCGCGCAGCGATCGTCGTCATCGAAGCGGAGCACCTGTGCATGTCCATGCGCGGCATCCGCAAGCCGGGCGCCACCACCACGACCTCCGCGGTCCGGGGCCTGTTCAAGACGTCCGCGGTGTCGCGCGGCGAGGTCCTCGACCTGATCCTGCGCAAGTGA
- the folP gene encoding dihydropteroate synthase → MGILNVTADSFSDGGRYLERDLAVEHGLQLAAAGADIVDVGGESTRPGAHRVSAEVERSRVVPVIRSLVGHGISVSIDTMRASVAGAAVEAGASVINDVSGGRADAGMARVAAEAGVPWILMHWRAAEASGQYVNASGITDYGDRGVVPTVIEELRRQVDLGVAAGVAPENIVLDPGLGFAKTGADNWKLLAQLPLLVAEGFPVLVGASRKRFLGALLPDGSGDPRPPAGRDGATAAVSLIAAQAGVWGVRVHDARGSRDALAVLDAWPGAGGQGAE, encoded by the coding sequence ATGGGCATACTCAACGTCACCGCCGATTCGTTCTCGGACGGCGGGCGCTACCTGGAGCGCGATCTGGCCGTCGAGCACGGTCTGCAGTTGGCGGCCGCCGGTGCGGACATCGTGGACGTCGGCGGCGAGTCGACCCGTCCCGGCGCCCACCGCGTCTCCGCGGAGGTGGAGCGGTCCCGCGTCGTCCCCGTGATCCGAAGCCTGGTCGGACACGGCATCAGCGTGAGCATCGACACGATGCGCGCGTCGGTGGCGGGTGCGGCTGTCGAGGCGGGCGCATCCGTGATCAACGACGTCTCCGGCGGGCGGGCGGACGCCGGCATGGCCCGGGTGGCGGCGGAGGCGGGCGTGCCCTGGATCCTCATGCACTGGCGGGCGGCCGAGGCGTCCGGCCAGTACGTCAACGCGTCGGGGATCACCGATTACGGCGACCGCGGCGTGGTGCCCACCGTGATCGAGGAGCTGCGCCGTCAGGTGGACCTCGGCGTGGCGGCGGGGGTCGCGCCCGAGAACATCGTGCTGGACCCGGGGCTGGGTTTCGCCAAGACGGGTGCGGACAACTGGAAGCTGCTCGCTCAGTTGCCGTTGCTGGTCGCGGAGGGCTTCCCCGTCCTCGTCGGGGCATCGCGCAAGCGGTTTCTCGGCGCGTTGCTGCCGGACGGCTCCGGCGATCCGCGGCCTCCGGCGGGCCGCGACGGCGCGACTGCCGCGGTGAGTCTGATCGCGGCGCAGGCGGGCGTCTGGGGTGTGCGGGTGCACGACGCGCGCGGTTCCCGCGACGCGTTGGCCGTGCTCGACGCGTGGCCGGGAGCCGGCGGGCAGGGCGCCGAGTGA
- the folB gene encoding dihydroneopterin aldolase, producing MTGLTVRGHHGVFEHEKRDGQDFVVDLTVWFDQGPAAASDDLADTVDYGALAQCAADIVAGPPRDLIEAVAAQIADAIAVWPRIDAVEVTVHKPSAPIPLRFSDVAVTARRPGIGARR from the coding sequence TTGACCGGTCTCACCGTCCGCGGCCACCATGGCGTGTTCGAGCACGAGAAGCGCGACGGCCAGGATTTCGTCGTCGACCTGACGGTGTGGTTCGACCAGGGTCCGGCCGCGGCGTCCGACGACCTCGCCGACACCGTCGATTACGGCGCGCTGGCGCAATGCGCCGCGGACATCGTCGCCGGCCCGCCCCGCGACCTGATCGAGGCCGTGGCCGCGCAGATCGCGGACGCGATCGCGGTGTGGCCTCGCATCGACGCGGTGGAGGTGACGGTGCACAAGCCGTCGGCGCCGATCCCACTCCGGTTCAGTGACGTCGCGGTGACGGCCCGGCGTCCGGGAATCGGGGCGCGACGATGA
- the folK gene encoding 2-amino-4-hydroxy-6-hydroxymethyldihydropteridine diphosphokinase: MSRVVLSAGSNMGDRLSHLQSVADELGDRIISASHVYATAPWGGVEQDDFYNVTLIADDPGRDPWDWLRLCHLLEWRADRVRDVRWGPRSLDVDVIACYDPAEVRSRHHDLELPHPRARSRAFVLVPWLQIEPDATLGGTAVRELVAALGPAEIGGVGSTTHSLTLPAR, translated from the coding sequence ATGAGCCGCGTGGTGCTGTCTGCGGGGTCGAACATGGGCGACAGGCTCTCGCACCTGCAGTCGGTGGCCGACGAGCTGGGCGACCGGATCATCAGCGCATCGCACGTGTACGCGACGGCACCCTGGGGCGGCGTGGAGCAGGACGACTTCTACAACGTCACGCTCATCGCCGACGACCCGGGCCGCGACCCGTGGGATTGGCTGCGTTTGTGCCACCTGCTGGAATGGCGGGCCGACCGCGTGCGCGACGTGCGATGGGGGCCGCGCAGCCTCGATGTCGACGTCATCGCGTGCTACGACCCCGCCGAGGTCCGCTCGCGGCACCACGACCTCGAACTGCCGCATCCGCGCGCCCGAAGCAGGGCGTTCGTGCTGGTGCCGTGGTTGCAGATCGAGCCGGACGCGACTCTGGGCGGGACCGCGGTGCGGGAACTCGTGGCCGCGCTCGGCCCTGCGGAGATCGGCGGGGTGGGCAGCACCACGCATTCGCTGACGCTGCCGGCGAGGTGA
- a CDS encoding DUF3180 domain-containing protein: protein MADLKATRIVDLALVALVFLAVGWAVAWAVYGRLPSVPTLVGLPLVVLAVAEALAGLFIRRRVAEGEVGAGLHDLSPLTIARAVVLAKASAIVGAVFAGGWAGFLIYLVPQQDRLAAARSDLSGTIFGLAAGLLLVAAALWLEHTCTVPPESRADGGDRHDE from the coding sequence GTGGCTGACCTGAAGGCGACTCGGATCGTTGACCTTGCGCTGGTGGCGCTCGTGTTCCTCGCGGTCGGATGGGCGGTGGCGTGGGCGGTGTACGGGCGGCTGCCGTCGGTGCCGACCCTCGTGGGGCTGCCGCTGGTGGTGCTCGCCGTGGCCGAGGCGCTGGCGGGCCTGTTCATCCGCCGCCGCGTGGCGGAGGGCGAGGTGGGCGCCGGGTTGCACGACCTGAGCCCGTTGACGATCGCGCGCGCGGTGGTGCTGGCGAAGGCCTCCGCGATCGTGGGCGCGGTGTTCGCCGGCGGGTGGGCCGGATTCCTGATCTACCTGGTGCCCCAGCAGGACAGGCTCGCTGCGGCCCGAAGTGATCTGTCCGGCACCATCTTCGGGCTCGCCGCCGGACTGTTGCTGGTGGCTGCCGCATTGTGGCTCGAGCACACGTGCACCGTGCCGCCGGAGTCCCGTGCCGACGGTGGCGACCGCCACGATGAGTGA
- a CDS encoding DUF6779 domain-containing protein: MTVPGRESSPRPDRRKGERRPRARRQSVWEMVLGALILLAIVASIIMIFTDSVPLLRFGVVAALWAAVVGAIAMTKFRKDSENDAARARDLKLVYELQLEREIAARREYELVVESQVRRQVEERVKGEASEELESLRAEMAALRASLEALFDGELPDERLAVRAESHRLHELSGGPGRMVAAQAADLPEIDEVVAVDGVEDAGASFEPDYEAYRQAAQDLPVGGDEAPVTAETQVIPDDEYAGYDRDDVAEAEVDEPEYDEAEYDEADYDEPDYDEAETDSAHRAPPGAESADDVDVDAVAPEGGEPQEDRPEHDDSDDVDADDVDSDEDEQDEDDRSEHGTRPGGNTVAELLARMRETGSVPDNLGRRRRRARD; the protein is encoded by the coding sequence ATGACCGTTCCCGGCCGAGAAAGCTCTCCGCGCCCCGATCGCCGCAAGGGGGAGCGGCGTCCGCGTGCGCGCAGACAGTCCGTCTGGGAAATGGTGTTGGGCGCGCTGATCCTGTTGGCCATCGTCGCCAGCATCATCATGATCTTCACGGACAGCGTGCCGTTGCTGCGATTCGGCGTGGTCGCCGCATTGTGGGCGGCCGTGGTGGGCGCAATCGCGATGACGAAGTTCCGCAAGGACTCCGAGAACGATGCGGCCCGTGCGCGCGATCTCAAGCTGGTCTACGAACTGCAGCTCGAGCGGGAGATCGCCGCGCGCCGGGAGTACGAGCTGGTGGTCGAATCGCAGGTGCGCCGCCAGGTGGAGGAGCGCGTCAAGGGCGAGGCATCCGAGGAACTCGAGTCCCTGAGAGCGGAGATGGCGGCGCTGCGGGCAAGCCTGGAGGCCCTGTTCGACGGCGAACTGCCGGATGAGCGCCTGGCCGTGCGCGCCGAGTCGCACCGGCTGCACGAGCTGTCCGGCGGCCCCGGCCGGATGGTGGCGGCGCAGGCCGCGGACCTCCCCGAGATCGACGAGGTCGTGGCCGTCGACGGCGTCGAGGACGCGGGAGCGAGCTTCGAACCGGACTACGAGGCGTACCGCCAGGCCGCACAGGATCTCCCCGTCGGGGGCGACGAGGCGCCGGTCACCGCGGAGACGCAGGTGATCCCGGACGACGAGTACGCCGGGTACGACCGGGACGACGTCGCGGAGGCGGAAGTCGACGAGCCGGAATACGACGAGGCGGAATACGACGAGGCGGATTACGACGAGCCGGATTACGACGAGGCGGAGACCGATTCGGCGCATCGCGCCCCGCCCGGCGCGGAGTCCGCGGACGATGTCGACGTTGATGCGGTCGCCCCTGAGGGAGGCGAGCCCCAGGAGGACCGCCCGGAGCACGACGACTCAGACGATGTCGACGCTGATGACGTCGACTCCGATGAGGACGAACAGGACGAGGACGACAGGTCGGAGCACGGCACGCGGCCGGGCGGAAATACCGTGGCCGAGCTGCTGGCGCGGATGAGGGAGACGGGCAGCGTCCCCGACAACCTCGGCCGCCGTCGCCGCCGGGCACGCGACTGA
- a CDS encoding Rossmann-like and DUF2520 domain-containing protein has product MPGDGPRTAAEWPRPARLSVGVIAAGRVGTALGAALERAGHVVGACAAVSDASRERARTRLPESRILPADEVAASSELVVLAVPDTELGSLAAGLAQAVTDWSGRIVLHTSGANGVAILGPLAARGAICLAVHPAMTFTGDPADVDRLGSACFGITAPDEIAMAIAQSLVLEIGGEPVVVPEQSRTLYHAALAHGSNHLVTLVRDAAAALAAALRPRDAGAADPAGYGTITSEPGAPERILAPLLTAALDNALRHGDRALTGPVARGDTDAVAAHLRELDTVDAEIARSYRALALRTAQRSGTAPALIDMLRPAETGNAETNPERQEHHL; this is encoded by the coding sequence CTGCCCGGCGACGGGCCCCGTACTGCCGCGGAGTGGCCCCGTCCCGCCCGGCTTTCCGTCGGCGTCATCGCCGCTGGCCGGGTCGGCACCGCCCTCGGCGCGGCGCTGGAGCGTGCCGGGCACGTCGTCGGCGCATGCGCCGCGGTGTCCGACGCTTCGCGGGAGCGGGCGCGCACGCGCCTGCCGGAGTCCCGCATCCTCCCCGCCGACGAGGTGGCCGCCTCATCCGAACTGGTGGTCCTCGCCGTGCCGGACACGGAACTGGGTTCCCTGGCCGCGGGTCTCGCTCAGGCGGTGACCGATTGGTCCGGCCGGATCGTTCTGCACACCTCGGGGGCGAACGGCGTCGCGATCCTCGGCCCGCTCGCCGCGCGCGGCGCGATCTGCCTGGCGGTCCATCCCGCCATGACGTTCACCGGCGATCCGGCCGACGTGGACCGGCTGGGCTCGGCATGCTTCGGCATCACCGCGCCGGACGAGATCGCCATGGCCATCGCCCAGTCCCTCGTTCTGGAGATCGGCGGCGAGCCCGTCGTCGTCCCCGAACAGTCCCGCACGCTGTACCACGCCGCCCTCGCGCACGGCAGTAACCACCTGGTCACGCTGGTTCGGGATGCCGCGGCCGCGCTCGCGGCGGCGTTGCGGCCGCGCGACGCCGGAGCTGCGGACCCTGCGGGGTACGGCACGATCACCTCCGAGCCGGGGGCGCCCGAGCGCATCCTCGCGCCGCTGCTGACCGCCGCTCTCGACAACGCCCTGCGTCACGGCGACCGCGCGCTGACCGGCCCGGTGGCCCGCGGGGACACGGACGCGGTTGCGGCGCACTTGCGGGAGCTCGACACCGTCGATGCGGAGATCGCCCGGTCCTATCGCGCGCTCGCACTGCGGACGGCACAGCGCTCGGGCACGGCGCCCGCGCTGATCGACATGCTTCGCCCGGCGGAAACGGGCAACGCCGAAACCAACCCAGAACGGCAGGAGCACCACCTGTGA